The Desulfonatronum sp. SC1 genomic interval CTTGATCCAGGGAGAGAAACCGCTCTCCGAACATGTACAGCAGGATCGCGGCGGCCATTGTCCCGACCATCAGTCCCCACTCGGCGGGAGTGCTGGTATAGGCGGCCGTGGTCCCATCAATGGATTGGCGGAGCTGTCCGGCAAGCACGAAAATATGCTTGTCCACGTACATGCCGATCAGCACCAGCAGCCCGGCCAGTTCAATGGCGCTGCTTTTGCGCTTGGTGCGGGTCAGCAGCAACAGAAAGGGGACAAGGATGCCCACGCCCAGAAAGAGCACCCAGAACTGGAAGCCGTAAGGTGAGGCAATGATGAAAAACGTGTCCGGAACCTTGACGTAGACCGAGGCGATCAGCCGCCATACGGTGAACACCAGCCCGATGCCCAGGAGAACGGTCAGGATTGTCCCCAGCTCCCGGAGGGCTTGCTGCAGGTCCTCGCCCATGGGCTTGCCTTTCAGGGAGTAGGTCAGGATGGTCATGAAAATCATGGCCGCGATTCCGGAAATAACCGCTGAAAAAACGAACCAGACCGGTGTGCCGCTGCCGAACCACAGAGTGCGATCCAGAATAACCGAGAATATGCCGCCCAGGATGCTTGTGGCCACCACCGCGGCGATCAGCGTGATCACGGAAAAGGTGTAGGCCATGCGCGCGTAACCCTTGTGGATGGCCCAGAATTCCGAGAGCAG includes:
- the nrfD gene encoding NrfD/PsrC family molybdoenzyme membrane anchor subunit — translated: MPNTETQPRKSALIYLLFFACLALLALGVFSAVQIQLKGQEVFGSSDQVPWNVIIAGYVFLALAASGLCLTANFFELLNIKRFQLLQKRAHFLAVSFLVPALAMLAMDLGQFTRMHHFILYPSLSSPLWWMGTVYGIYLVLLLSEFWAIHKGYARMAYTFSVITLIAAVVATSILGGIFSVILDRTLWFGSGTPVWFVFSAVISGIAAMIFMTILTYSLKGKPMGEDLQQALRELGTILTVLLGIGLVFTVWRLIASVYVKVPDTFFIIASPYGFQFWVLFLGVGILVPFLLLLTRTKRKSSAIELAGLLVLIGMYVDKHIFVLAGQLRQSIDGTTAAYTSTPAEWGLMVGTMAAAILLYMFGERFLSLDQAPRHAEAEKPKAAPTPADEPGAMAVSLPEESVARG